In Fundulus heteroclitus isolate FHET01 chromosome 8, MU-UCD_Fhet_4.1, whole genome shotgun sequence, a genomic segment contains:
- the srek1 gene encoding splicing regulatory glutamine/lysine-rich protein 1 isoform X1 — translation MSGIPGTAVVQVTNLSSAVSSEQMRTLFGFLGDIEELRLYPPDNTPLSFSSKVCYIKYRDPSSVGVAQHLTNTVFIDRALIVVPCAEGKIPEEAKALSLLAPAAPVPSLIPGGGLLPIPAPAPLQSMSPLQNLSLPLVSRITAVLDPTASALSQPPLVGNVDPSKIDEIRRTVYVGNLNSQTTTAEQLLEFFKQVGDVKFVRMAGDETQPTRFAFVEFVEQESVARALTLNGVMFGDRPLKVNHSNNAIVKPPELTPQAAAKELENVMKRVREAQSTIAAAIEPAESKKRSSSRSQRSRRSRSRTRSRSPSRSRRKRSRSKHRPAQRSWPGADSHASRSGHKRRSRSRDRRHARSRSRGHKRRSRDRSKSPRRKPRSPSPKRSKREKRRERSRDRKERSTSRKRSRKDEDRIQSKSKTTKQDYKRGKKEAYNSDRDGSVSPSEHVTSSPCAQHNGSYKTHSDKDAFLGRNATK, via the exons ATGAGCGGAATACCGGGGACTGCGGTGGTCCAGGTCACCAACCTGTCGTCGGCTGTGAGCAGCGAGCAGATGCGCACTCTGTTCGGCTTCCTGGGAGACATCGAGGAGCTACGTCTCTATCCCCCCGA CAACACCCCTCTGTCGTTCTCCTCCAAAGTGTGTTACATAAAGTACCGAGACCCCTCAAGTGTTGGGGTGGCGCAGCATCTCACCAACACTGTGTTTATAGACAGAGCTCTGATAGTGGTGCCCTGCGCAGAAG GGAAAATCCCAGAGGAGGCCAAGGCTCTGTCGCTGCTGGCGCCTGCCGCCCCGGTGCCCAGTCTGATTCCAGGCGGAGGACTGCTGCCGATTCCCGCTCCGGCTCCTCTTCAGAGCATGAGTCCGCTTCAGAAC CTGAGCCTCCCTTTAGTGAGTCGGATCACAGCGGTGCTCGACCCCACGGCGTCTGCGCTCTCCCAGCCTCCCCTCGTCGGAAATGTCGACCCCTCCAAGATCGACGAGATTCGGAGGACGGTTTATGTTGGAAACCTGAACTCGCAG ACAACCACCGCAGAGCAGCTGCTGGAGTTCTTTAAGCAGGTGGGAGACGTGAAGTTTGTCCGGATGGCCGGAGACGAGACTCAGCCGACGCGCTTCGCCTTCGTGGAGTTCGTGGAGCAGGAGTCCGTGGCCAGAGCGCTGACTCTAAACGGCGTCATGTTTGGAGATCGGCCCCTCAA GGTCAATCATTCCAACAACGCCATCGTAAAGCCGCCGGAGCTGACGCCACAGGCTGCCGCCAAGGAGCTGGAGAATGTGATGAAGAGGGTGAGGGAGGCCCAGTCCACCATCGCTGCTGCCATAGAGCCGG CCGAGTCCAAAAAGCGCTCCTCCAGCCGCTCTCAGAGGTCACGGCGCTCCCGCTCCCGCACGcgctcccgctccccctccagATCACGCAGGAAAAGGTCCCGCTCCAAACACAG ACCGGCTCAAAGGTCCTGGCCTGGCGCTGACTCCCACGCTTCAAGGAGCGGTCACAAGAGGCGCTCTCGTTCCAGAGACAGGAGGCACGCCAGGAGTCGGTCCAG ggGCCAcaagaggaggagcagagatCGGTCCAAAAGCCCTCGACGGAAACCAAGATCGCCTTCACCAAAACG AAGTAAAAGGGAGAAGAGGAGGGAGCgcagcagagacagaaaggaGCGATCCACGTCCAGGAAGAGGAGTCGCAAAGACGAGGACCGGATACAGAGCAAGTCCAAGACAACAAAG CAGGACtacaaaaggggaaaaaaggaggcGTATAATAGCGACCGAGACGGCTCGGTCAGTCCGAGTGAACACGTGACATCATCACCGTGCGCCCAGCACAACGGCAGCTACAAGACTCACAGCGACAAGGACGCGTTTCTGGGTAGGAATGCAACCAAGTGA
- the srek1 gene encoding splicing regulatory glutamine/lysine-rich protein 1 isoform X3: MVHDQYVSSTGKIPEEAKALSLLAPAAPVPSLIPGGGLLPIPAPAPLQSMSPLQNLSLPLVSRITAVLDPTASALSQPPLVGNVDPSKIDEIRRTVYVGNLNSQTTTAEQLLEFFKQVGDVKFVRMAGDETQPTRFAFVEFVEQESVARALTLNGVMFGDRPLKVNHSNNAIVKPPELTPQAAAKELENVMKRVREAQSTIAAAIEPAESKKRSSSRSQRSRRSRSRTRSRSPSRSRRKRSRSKHRPAQRSWPGADSHASRSGHKRRSRSRDRRHARSRSRGHKRRSRDRSKSPRRKPRSPSPKRSKREKRRERSRDRKERSTSRKRSRKDEDRIQSKSKTTKQDYKRGKKEAYNSDRDGSVSPSEHVTSSPCAQHNGSYKTHSDKDAFLGRNATK, encoded by the exons ATGGTTCATGACCAATATGTTTCCAGTACAG GGAAAATCCCAGAGGAGGCCAAGGCTCTGTCGCTGCTGGCGCCTGCCGCCCCGGTGCCCAGTCTGATTCCAGGCGGAGGACTGCTGCCGATTCCCGCTCCGGCTCCTCTTCAGAGCATGAGTCCGCTTCAGAAC CTGAGCCTCCCTTTAGTGAGTCGGATCACAGCGGTGCTCGACCCCACGGCGTCTGCGCTCTCCCAGCCTCCCCTCGTCGGAAATGTCGACCCCTCCAAGATCGACGAGATTCGGAGGACGGTTTATGTTGGAAACCTGAACTCGCAG ACAACCACCGCAGAGCAGCTGCTGGAGTTCTTTAAGCAGGTGGGAGACGTGAAGTTTGTCCGGATGGCCGGAGACGAGACTCAGCCGACGCGCTTCGCCTTCGTGGAGTTCGTGGAGCAGGAGTCCGTGGCCAGAGCGCTGACTCTAAACGGCGTCATGTTTGGAGATCGGCCCCTCAA GGTCAATCATTCCAACAACGCCATCGTAAAGCCGCCGGAGCTGACGCCACAGGCTGCCGCCAAGGAGCTGGAGAATGTGATGAAGAGGGTGAGGGAGGCCCAGTCCACCATCGCTGCTGCCATAGAGCCGG CCGAGTCCAAAAAGCGCTCCTCCAGCCGCTCTCAGAGGTCACGGCGCTCCCGCTCCCGCACGcgctcccgctccccctccagATCACGCAGGAAAAGGTCCCGCTCCAAACACAG ACCGGCTCAAAGGTCCTGGCCTGGCGCTGACTCCCACGCTTCAAGGAGCGGTCACAAGAGGCGCTCTCGTTCCAGAGACAGGAGGCACGCCAGGAGTCGGTCCAG ggGCCAcaagaggaggagcagagatCGGTCCAAAAGCCCTCGACGGAAACCAAGATCGCCTTCACCAAAACG AAGTAAAAGGGAGAAGAGGAGGGAGCgcagcagagacagaaaggaGCGATCCACGTCCAGGAAGAGGAGTCGCAAAGACGAGGACCGGATACAGAGCAAGTCCAAGACAACAAAG CAGGACtacaaaaggggaaaaaaggaggcGTATAATAGCGACCGAGACGGCTCGGTCAGTCCGAGTGAACACGTGACATCATCACCGTGCGCCCAGCACAACGGCAGCTACAAGACTCACAGCGACAAGGACGCGTTTCTGGGTAGGAATGCAACCAAGTGA
- the srek1 gene encoding splicing regulatory glutamine/lysine-rich protein 1 isoform X2 — translation MSGIPGTAVVQVTNLSSAVSSEQMRTLFGFLGDIEELRLYPPDNTPLSFSSKVCYIKYRDPSSVGVAQHLTNTVFIDRALIVVPCAEGKIPEEAKALSLLAPAAPVPSLIPGGGLLPIPAPAPLQSMSPLQNLSLPLVSRITAVLDPTASALSQPPLVGNVDPSKIDEIRRTVYVGNLNSQTTTAEQLLEFFKQVGDVKFVRMAGDETQPTRFAFVEFVEQESVARALTLNGVMFGDRPLKVNHSNNAIVKPPELTPQAAAKELENVMKRVREAQSTIAAAIEPAESKKRSSSRSQRSRRSRSRTRSRSPSRSRRKRSRSKHRPAQRSWPGADSHASRSGHKRRSRSRDRRHARSRSRGHKRRSRDRSKSPRRKPRSPSPKRSKREKRRERSRDRKERSTSRKRSRKDEDRIQSKSKTTKDYKRGKKEAYNSDRDGSVSPSEHVTSSPCAQHNGSYKTHSDKDAFLGRNATK, via the exons ATGAGCGGAATACCGGGGACTGCGGTGGTCCAGGTCACCAACCTGTCGTCGGCTGTGAGCAGCGAGCAGATGCGCACTCTGTTCGGCTTCCTGGGAGACATCGAGGAGCTACGTCTCTATCCCCCCGA CAACACCCCTCTGTCGTTCTCCTCCAAAGTGTGTTACATAAAGTACCGAGACCCCTCAAGTGTTGGGGTGGCGCAGCATCTCACCAACACTGTGTTTATAGACAGAGCTCTGATAGTGGTGCCCTGCGCAGAAG GGAAAATCCCAGAGGAGGCCAAGGCTCTGTCGCTGCTGGCGCCTGCCGCCCCGGTGCCCAGTCTGATTCCAGGCGGAGGACTGCTGCCGATTCCCGCTCCGGCTCCTCTTCAGAGCATGAGTCCGCTTCAGAAC CTGAGCCTCCCTTTAGTGAGTCGGATCACAGCGGTGCTCGACCCCACGGCGTCTGCGCTCTCCCAGCCTCCCCTCGTCGGAAATGTCGACCCCTCCAAGATCGACGAGATTCGGAGGACGGTTTATGTTGGAAACCTGAACTCGCAG ACAACCACCGCAGAGCAGCTGCTGGAGTTCTTTAAGCAGGTGGGAGACGTGAAGTTTGTCCGGATGGCCGGAGACGAGACTCAGCCGACGCGCTTCGCCTTCGTGGAGTTCGTGGAGCAGGAGTCCGTGGCCAGAGCGCTGACTCTAAACGGCGTCATGTTTGGAGATCGGCCCCTCAA GGTCAATCATTCCAACAACGCCATCGTAAAGCCGCCGGAGCTGACGCCACAGGCTGCCGCCAAGGAGCTGGAGAATGTGATGAAGAGGGTGAGGGAGGCCCAGTCCACCATCGCTGCTGCCATAGAGCCGG CCGAGTCCAAAAAGCGCTCCTCCAGCCGCTCTCAGAGGTCACGGCGCTCCCGCTCCCGCACGcgctcccgctccccctccagATCACGCAGGAAAAGGTCCCGCTCCAAACACAG ACCGGCTCAAAGGTCCTGGCCTGGCGCTGACTCCCACGCTTCAAGGAGCGGTCACAAGAGGCGCTCTCGTTCCAGAGACAGGAGGCACGCCAGGAGTCGGTCCAG ggGCCAcaagaggaggagcagagatCGGTCCAAAAGCCCTCGACGGAAACCAAGATCGCCTTCACCAAAACG AAGTAAAAGGGAGAAGAGGAGGGAGCgcagcagagacagaaaggaGCGATCCACGTCCAGGAAGAGGAGTCGCAAAGACGAGGACCGGATACAGAGCAAGTCCAAGACAACAAAG GACtacaaaaggggaaaaaaggaggcGTATAATAGCGACCGAGACGGCTCGGTCAGTCCGAGTGAACACGTGACATCATCACCGTGCGCCCAGCACAACGGCAGCTACAAGACTCACAGCGACAAGGACGCGTTTCTGGGTAGGAATGCAACCAAGTGA